Within Serratia odorifera, the genomic segment CATCGATTGGCTATGGGTAGCCGATTCACAGCGCGGTAGCGGCATTGGCCGGCAGATAATGCACGCCGCCGAGCAGGCCGCCGTGGCTCGCGGCTGCCGCTATTGCCGCCTCGACACCTTCAGTTTTCAGGCACGACCGTTCTATGAAAAACTGGGCTATCAGCTACAAATGACGCTGCGGGATTATCCGGTGGAGCATGAATGCTATTTTCTCACCAAAACCATCGATAATTCACCGGCGGCATAATGAACAGTACCGACATGGTGGTAAACAGCGTGGCCTATAAGGCCGGAAAACGCTTGGGCGATGTGACCATCGACGATATCAGCGAAGTGGTGAAGCAAGCGGATG encodes:
- a CDS encoding GNAT family N-acetyltransferase produces the protein MEITITAALDEQTREAIRQGLMAHNRPFIDTSLRTPLNVFAQDDAGQVIAGLTAVTWGNWLSIDWLWVADSQRGSGIGRQIMHAAEQAAVARGCRYCRLDTFSFQARPFYEKLGYQLQMTLRDYPVEHECYFLTKTIDNSPAA